From a single Pseudalkalibacillus hwajinpoensis genomic region:
- the cobS gene encoding adenosylcobinamide-GDP ribazoletransferase, protein MSWWQGFLINLQFFTIIPVRREIPMEQKQLKRSIQTFPVLGILQGILSAALLYALIEWSPFSTLAAAFILWFFMIALTGGIHLDGWMDASDAFFSYQDLEKRLEIMKDPRTGAFGVLSVIVLLSARFLFIYEIAHQAGAISYVLIATIPFFSKSVMGAFLVMIAPAKEEGLAFFFQKAVQRSCLWSYPVYFLLAAGVMFAVSIETLLYFLVLTGVTLLVAWLMKRKITTWFRGITGDVLGASVEGVEVFVWMTLWLLYYFVMG, encoded by the coding sequence ATGAGCTGGTGGCAGGGCTTTCTCATTAACCTGCAGTTCTTCACAATCATCCCGGTTCGCCGCGAAATCCCGATGGAACAGAAGCAGCTCAAGCGCTCGATTCAAACCTTTCCTGTTCTAGGGATACTTCAGGGAATCCTTTCTGCAGCGCTACTTTACGCGCTGATCGAATGGTCGCCATTTTCTACCTTAGCAGCCGCGTTTATTCTCTGGTTTTTCATGATTGCCCTAACAGGCGGCATCCATCTAGACGGCTGGATGGATGCGAGCGACGCGTTCTTTTCGTATCAGGATCTTGAAAAGCGGCTCGAGATCATGAAGGATCCGCGAACAGGCGCATTTGGCGTCCTGTCTGTGATCGTGCTTCTCAGTGCGCGATTTCTTTTCATATATGAAATCGCCCACCAGGCTGGTGCAATTTCCTATGTATTGATCGCAACCATCCCTTTCTTCAGTAAAAGTGTGATGGGCGCGTTTCTAGTCATGATCGCACCAGCAAAGGAAGAGGGGCTCGCTTTCTTTTTTCAAAAAGCGGTTCAGCGCTCGTGCTTATGGAGTTATCCTGTGTACTTCCTTTTAGCGGCTGGTGTGATGTTCGCCGTTTCAATCGAGACTCTTCTGTACTTTCTGGTGCTGACCGGCGTCACACTGCTGGTAGCGTGGCTAATGAAAAGAAAAATCACCACCTGGTTCAGAGGCATAACAGGAGATGTGCTTGGTGCAAGTGTTGAAGGAGTGGAGGTGTTCGTATGGATGACGCTGTGGTTATTGTATTATTTCGTCATGGGATAA